Within Cyprinus carpio isolate SPL01 chromosome A11, ASM1834038v1, whole genome shotgun sequence, the genomic segment TTATACACGCTACATCTACAGTACACGGAAATCTACCAGATCCAAATGAGACGGCAGGCCAAACCGCATTTACATCTATGTAAGGACTCACTACATGCTCTCTGGAGTGACTGGAGCCCAGTGGTGGATGTTCCCTTAGGTTCGATTTCAGCTGTATCTGTCAATGCATGCAAAACAACTTTTAATAAGTAAAAAGCATCTGAAAATATTTGGTTAACAGATGTAACACTTCTCTACAGAAATCAGTCGCACACCTGTAATACGCTGGGTAGAAAACAACAAGGCAAATGGTAACAGAGATATTACTCTCTCCTGGGATGTAAGTATGAAAGGAACAGAGCACaccagaaatatttttattaggttGAAGATTCATAAAATATGATCTGAATGATGCTAAAATATCATGTTCTTTAGGCCCCACCTTATAATGAGTCTGTAGGGGGTGTGAAGTACAATCTGACCATCTCAGTTTGGCCTtgtaaaataaaccaaaagaaaatGGACCATTTTACTGTGAATCAAACATATAATACATCAATAACTTATTCAGAAGCCAGGATTTCCATTTTTGCAACTAACACTGTTGGAAGTTCACCACGAAAGCATATCACCATTCCTGCTGTCAAACATCTGAGCTGTAAGTGTTAGCGTGGGTTTTcaggtacagtatgtgtgttagagTGTGAGTTGTGGGGTTTTTGGTGACTGAGTAGTCTTAAAGTGTCGTTAAAAATTACTCATAttgaaaaaatgaagaaaaaagaaacagtaaattGGAAACTCATATGAATGTTTGACCATTTTTAGACTGTGACTCTCACATGTCCTCAAATGTGAACACCAAGGCTATGAAAACCTGCTTAGAATGGTACAAGCTGGAAGACGGTGAGACCCGACCAGAGaaagtaaataaatcatacaataCAGCACTCAAGGACATTAAAGGTAAAGATAAGCCATTCATCCAATTTAAACATCAGTTCATGTGTCATATTAGCATGTGCTGCATATGCTAACTCGTGTCTCTGGTTTTAATTACAGTGGAGAATTTTGTACGTCATTATTACTTTCTTCACACCgtgaaaaagaaacattatcaaaCTGCTGTTATGTGTCCTTTTTACTCAGAACAGAGAGGTAAGTTCAGACTAAGGATGTGCCAATAAAATTCTGTTAATTATTAtcatgttatggccaataacTGGCCGATATTAAAACAAATGGAcgatattacaatattattttgttcgtttttttttttttaataaaataccaaAATCTAAAACAAAGCAGAAGATTCTTAAAGTAAatcattataatgtacaatatgaaaaattgatattttaggacttgataaaattatttgaattgctgttaaattgttaGTGGTTGTAACCTCTTACCTGTCACTGAACACATGAAAATTCACTATCCGAACTTAAATGGTTGTAATTCATGAATGCTTTGAAATACAGACCTAGGTTCTCCTAAAGAAGACAATCagcagattattgctgaagtgaaaacatttctgtaaagaaaatgtaaaagcctaactaagttatgttccaaatttgaagttgatatcacaaaaattgaggttcctgtgagattttgtttaggCGCTACACCAAAAATAGGCACAGAGTGAGACCCaaactattttttaatgcatttctccTGTCAATTTGTCAATTTCTGTCACAATATTACCTCTatcacaaaataaccaccaaatatgcaACCTTCAACTTGAGATATGTTAGAAAGATTAGAAAAAGTTGTAGTAACTTTTCTAATGACACttgagacccccccccccaacacacacacacacacacacacacacacatttccatggtaacgcaatgtccaatttcaaaatggttttcatttaGATTGTTTAAgcgtttaaataattttaatacaggatgattactaaaatatgtgatggggaaaaaaggcaataaaaaaggTTGAAGATCAACTTTAATTGTGTGTTAGatgacaaataaatgtgaaattatttgaaattacaacattaaatacacaatacattctgatattaatcaattaaaaatataattgatattGTATCATGTTGTGCATCCCTTGTTTAGACTATTTAGAGTAGTTTATTGAAAAATGAAGACCTCAGTATATAGTCCAGATGTAGTCCATAATGATCTCTAATTTTCTCAGTggaacatttgcatttgtttcaGCACCTATTAATGGTCCGGCGAATGTGAATATTTCTGATTTGACACATGAATCAGCTGTGGTAAGTTGGATTGCCATTCCTGTGGTGGAGCAGCGAGGATTTCTACAGCATTATGTCATTTGGATATCTGGACATGGAAACACGAGTAAGCCAAAAGTTTACAGTATCACTAATCATTTATTTGCTATGGAagtatttttttacttgtatgaCAAACAACCAAACCCATCACAAACATATCATCGCTGAATTCACCAGAGTAAAATATGAGGAGTAACATCTTTCGCTATCTGTTCCTCTTGCTTTAGAGGTCCACAAAGTCCCAGCACATAACACCAGCTTCCTGATTAAGGATCTCCACCCAGCCACCTCTTACACTGTATCTATAGCCGGAAGGACAGAAGCTGGTGATGGGCCGAACTCAACGGTGAACTTCGAAACACACTCCAAAGAAATGGGTACTGAAACACAGTCAGTGCAAAATGAGAAATGACTATACAGAACTGaaatatgtatttgcattgtCTGCTTTTTGTCAAATAAACACAATGAGGTGGGAGAATATACAGCAAATGTGTTCTGCCATTTCATCCAGGCTTATCATGGCAGGACTGCACCATCCTGATCATCTGTGTTGTTGCCCTCTTGTGTACTATAATCTGCTCCGTAGCTGTCAGGAGGTGAGATCACCATAACCCAGAACAAATGATTGAGGTGCAAGATATATTATATTGTACATAAGCTGTAGCTTGACTGACAGAACATAGAGCTAGATCAgtacaccaaggtcatgggttagaCATGGGTTAAagaatacatgcacacacattcgcacacacacacacacacacacacaaaaaaattacatttttaaatctttaatctgGTATTGGTGGTAATTTTGACTTTACTctcaaaatattacaactttattctcgtaaatttgaatttattctcaaaatattataactttaatcttgtattgctgcaaatatatcatatcattttgacttaattctaaaaatattacaactttattcttgtaacactatgactttattcttcaaatattacaactttaatcttgtatttatagtaattttatctattcttaaaatattataacaaattttacattttggtcaTAATTTGgattttattctcataattttgactttattcttaaaatattacggttttatttttttgtaatttcgactttattcttaacattttaaaactttataatctcataattttgactttattcttaaaataatcaACTGACTGtttaaatggcattttctttCATTCTAGTCTctgtaaaatgcataataaaatagtatttataagagcagcgctgctttgtttacagcagtaaccaaggaagcGTGTTTTTGTTTCGTtcagaaatgttttatgtaatataattttacaaaactgAAGTCAGACCATGTTTGTTCTTCagatttctaaattatacaatctaatttagattaaaaactgctctttgtttggatcatgattaaaataatatgctaacctgtcattttaaatggaaagcgCACAGGCCATAgcttgtttatatgaagagatctatattatttattcatttaggatttttttaaaaatttcagttcagttttgaagAAATGTGCAGCAGTTTCtctgatgaataataaaaagacactgtttcatttataatttgtcttaaatctctttaaaaaaatcacaatgataaatgtaaatgtttatttctttaactgTCTCTTTGCTTTGCAGACTGAAGCTGTTACCTGAAGTTCCCAGTCCTGTGTTAGATACAATAGAGTTCAGATGTCCGGAAGAGCAGGTTAGCAACACAGACTGCTGAAGAATTTAAACTGTATTTCCAACAAAACGGCCTCAATATTTTAACAAGGCATGACTGATTATGCGGCACATTATAATGACCCAAATTCTGAAATCTCCCTTCACTGTTAGCAGAAAAAAATTTGTGGTGAGGTCAAAATAGCAACCACAACGTCACATCAGCGCATTTGCAGTGATGTACTTCAAAGGGGTTatgtgatgcaatttcaatttttcctttgtctttggaattttacaagctcttggtgcataaagaagatctgtaaagttgcaaagacccaaagagatattctttataaaagttaagagtcagccACTCCTAAAtaaaatggctcgtttaaacgccccacgtctacatcactgtgtgggaagattggCAAGATTTGcatctataaagtggggcaataacaACTTTGAAAGGACAgactggcacttctgactcatagtctgtaaatacatttgcatatttaaagaatttgccactgatgattcaaacacaaattctgagcagtgtagagtagagcagcagttctcaattccagtcctagCATCctgctgctctgcacatttggtGTGTTtttcttatcgcttcagacgtttgttctattcgaacgtaagtgccctgcgaagtggacatatattctgccatgattccagtccaAAGCAAAcgtacaatttaaatttaaataaaattaaagagaaCTACACATGAATGGAATTGAAAATCGCTGGAGTAGCGCTTGTAATATGTTGTTTCTCCGACTGTTTACACAGTGtgatatgcaacgcaatgcgtaaaaagacagtagaagtcattataatcagtaattatgtccccattggatgcaacaggtgcctcgtttgtaatgggttttattggttttgtctcgtcgtgctgggacacgcatcacagtatgttaaagggatcatatgatgttgctaaaaagaacattattttgtgtatttggtgtaatgaaatgtgttaatgtgtttttttaaggttcaaaaaacacattattttccacataatgcacattattgtttctcctctatgccccgccttctgaaatgcatcgatttttacaaagctcatcgttctgaaaagcgtggtgtactctgattggccagctatccagtgcgttgtgattggccgaatgcctcaagggtgtgacggaaatgttacgtcacttactatactgtgatgtgtgtcccggtcagaacaccagcgagacgacaaaaacaataaaactcattacaaacgagccatttgtggcatccagtggggacataattacggattataatgacttatactgtgttttcacATGTTGTGTTGCAtcacgccgcataaacataaaattatgtctgcatttgtgatcagagaaaagacaaacaagcgcaactctacactgctcaaaactcgtgtttgaatcatcagtggcaaatcctttaaatatgaaaacgtacttacaggctgtgagtcagaacagccggcattgtagcctactcccaggatcaggaaacagtcctccataaaatgtgctgcccacatctgaatatttgggttgaactgttctggaacagtgttgtaaatacaacttaaccactaatttctagttgtgtcctcttttggaaggccaaaaaaatatttttgctttcacaatgaaacagtgtctccacaacatggcgccggcggcaacagcgagaataaaagttatgccttctttctttgtgtgaacatttgggtggtgttatgcaaatcttcccacattgtgacgtagacatgtggggggagtgtttaaacgaggcgttttaggggggtgtggacaagtctcaactattataaagaatatctctttggatttgagactttagtctttgcagctttagggatcttatctattcacaagcagcttgtaacactccaaagagaaaggaaaacttgaaatcgcatcatatgatccctttaaggggtgtaacatttcagtcacacgcttgaggcattcggccaatcacaaggcactcgatagctggccaatcagagcacaccttgcttttcagaacgatgagctttgtaaaaattggtgcgtttcagaaggcggggcatagaggataaactataatgtacagtatgtggaaaataatgtgttttttgaaccctaaaccgcataaacacattgcattacaccaaatacacaaaataatgttctttttagcaacatcatatgacccctttaaaagcagctataagacagagaaaaagagtgaAGGAAAGCTACGTTGAAAAAACATCATACAGAACTCAACCGATTTACATAAATTATAGACTTGAACTACTAATCAAAttgacacaaaataaacagagggtatatatttttatcttattgtGCATGAGTCATCAGTGCATCTTATTCCAAATGAGAACATGTTTGTGTCGCAGGACCTGAGCCCGATGATGGAGGAGGTGCATGAATTCATTCTCTTGCTACGTCAAGATCTCAGCAAACCCAGGGAGGACGTGACCCCTGAACAGGGCACTTTACTGCAAGACTTCGGGCTTGTCGTCTTTGAAGAGGAAGGCGAGGAGGACGAAGAGGGTGGAGTTACTGACTTGAGCTCTATGAAATCCTGTTGCTATCCGAATCCTAGTTACAGAGGACAGACGCTACAGCTGCCAGAGCCTTTCCACACGACAGACAGCACTTCAAAAGACAATGACACAGAGTCCACATACAAAAATGGCCTGTTCTTTGAAACAAAAGTCCTGGAGTTTGACAAAACGTCACTATAGATAACAAGAACCTAAACAAACCTCCTCTATCTGCTACATGTGTCTTCTGTACATCCAGGTGCAGTCCGTTATGCATCTCTAGCGTTTTTAGCTTTTCTTTAAAGTGCACCTGAGACATAATACTGGAAATAACCCAGTTCTGAGAACAGTGTGTGATTCTCAGCAGTTACTAAGGTTGCAAACGCATCCTCACTTTCAAGCTTTGTTGTGGTCACTGACGTCACCTTCGGGATTCTCATTATGTCTATGTTTGAAGCctactgtgtttttaataataaagttacGGTTAGTGTGCCCATCACAGATACATTACTGTTCCAAATTTTGAGGTtagtacaatttttttcttagaaattaatactgttattcagtaaggatgcattaaattgatcaagattgacacacacacatacagtatatatgtacgTATTTACAGTTTTGTCCACTAGGGAGGGCAATTTAATCTCTCTGAAAAGACACTGggtttttacaacatttaaagggatactccaccccaaaatgaaaattttgtcattaatcacttactcccatgtcgttccaaacctgtaaaagcttcgttcgtctttggaacacaatttaagatattttggatgaaaactgggaggcttgtgactgtcccatagactgccaaataaatatcagtgtcaaggtccagaaaaggtatgaaagtcgtcgtcagagaAGTCCAtctgccacaaggatgtgctgtttctacgtgtatttagctttgatttgaaagaaaacagcgcatccttgtggcgcagatgatacagaagagcatacacggcatacggtgatgtggagagacacagaggagaccgttgacaaaggaattgttgaataaattcattatttttgttttcttcgcttacaaaaagtattctcatcgcttcataatgttacggttaaaccactgatggaAGATGTACTATTCTAtaccatgacactgttatttacttggcagtctacgggacagtcacaagcctcccagttttcatccaaaatatcttaaattgtgttccgaagacgaacggagcttttacgggtttggaacgacatgggggtaagtgattaatgacaacattttcattttggggtggagtatccctttaaataaacagaCATCACAAACCAGGAATCTTTGGTTTTAGCATATTAACCATAGTGACTACAGTTTATGTTGCTACTGTAAAGCCATTATAAATCTGCATGGAATCTACATCCATGGTGcaactttgttttctttctttcttttttcttctttaaaaaaattgacaaatatttactaattattttattaaatattttaatctacaaatattctttttttaagcgTTTTCTGACATTTTAATCTATTATCAGATATTTATCAACACTTATTCAACTATACATTTTATTCtcagaaaaatgcacaaaagctGACTGGGGCGGACCCTTTTCAAAAAGTACTAACATgcacctttaaggtactaatatgctcCCCTCAGGGGTatataaggtacaaagatgtaccttttgaaagggtattTTTCTGAGAGTGTTCCTATACAGTAGAACCCTAAAAAAGTgacatttccattttatattGTACTGTGTTacatcattatttaatatttaaaatatatattattttataacttttgtGTGATCTGCATCGATCGTTTGAGAGAGACTTTGAGAGAAATGTTGCTTTAGGTGTTGGTGTCTTTAGTTAGAACAGCCTCCTGCTGTAGCTACACATTTCTCTGTCCCAAAGTAAGGTGCTGCTGCCCTCTGTCTTCACGAAAGTACCCTACCTTCGTGATTCTGCTACTGTACCTGTCTGTACTCCACGTGTTCAGATAAACGCGAATCAATCAAATGAAGATCTCCAACTCCTCAGAATCCggggttaaaaaaagaaaaaacacttacagGTACAAGTGTGGGACAAAACATTtaacagaaacagaaatgaaCCATTTTACTTCTAACGTTGCGCAACAAACGGATTAAAATAGCATAAGATCACGCGTTCACATTAGAAGCGGAGCGAGAACTCTTAATGCGTTACCATGGTAACCGTCGTTTTCAGCAGTTACTACAGCTAGCGTACACTGTTATTACACACAGGCTTGATATCACACATCACTATGAATACATTTAAGAAATAGATACTCTATGAGCCCAGTCTCTCCAGTGTCTCCAGTGTCTCCAGCGTCccgtggccagcagagggcaacAGATTACATTATCCTGAAGCAGTGGGGTAGGTCAACATGAGTGAACGCTGTAGTATTCAGAGGGAGCGGATTACTTGAGAAATGTGACTATGAGGGCTCCACGGAACCTAACAGCAGAAGTGCACGCTTACTTCGTGCTTTTCAGTCGCGTGGAAACAGCGAGACCGATGGAGGAGAACTAACAGGACTATGAGGACGAGAAATCGAGAGCAAACAGAGACACGAGACAAAGGAGAGCTCCGCTTCCATAAAAACGCTCCATAACGGAGCAAATAAAGCACAACAACTGTTTTGACACTTAGGTTGCTGTGCGGTCATCGACATATAAACCCGACAGACCGCTCCGAAACCGAGCCGACGTGGATCAGCTGGGAAAGAAAACTGGCTGAAATTCGCTGATTTAACGCTACTTCTGTGAAAATGGGGTGAGTTCACTCTCCTTTTACTACAGATGAACAGCGCACGATAACCTCTCTGTGTACACTTAGAGTTAACACTTACTAGTGTGCGACAGCTGCACATTCAGTCTAACTTTAGTCCGGATCAGTGTTTTCTGGACGGTGTAAGTACGTTTGGAAAAGGCGAACGCGAGCAAACATTCCTGCTGGGTTTCAAAATCTCCTGTGTAGTCACCATTGCCCTTTCCGAGCCAGCAGAAAATGTCTAAAGTCATGCCCCAAGAAAAGCCACAGTTATGCAGCTCAATGGATTTCGAGTCTCTTTATCTCTCAGCTCTGTTTATGAGAAGGATTTCTCCACAGGGTCATCccgtgtcaactcaaccagaggcCCCCGGCTCCAGGTTTGAGTAACGTTActgtcagtatttttttctgaagaaagataaacatgtatagtgatgaaagcaAAGATATGAAATGTCTTGGTGGTATGATTACTGAGTGATCCAGTGTTTTGTAGAGGGGCGAGATTCGGAGCCAAATTACAAGAGGGTGAAAACGACTTCAGAAAGACTGTGCTATTATATTATTGtgctattatattatttttgagtgtttgagtgttattatattatttttacacagagattatTAGGTGTGTTAGTAAAATAAGTTGACTTTAGAAGTCTTTGTTGAGTTATACGTCAGTGGTGATTattcaaaaatgggaaaaagcacttttcaagatttttctccaaagtttgcatgcctgtaactcaagaaagatatcttaatgcccttttagatttTGGGTCTTGGCAACTTTttggcattttaatttttaagactCTGCATGGTTCATTTCCAGATATATAGTGCTCTCAATATGGTTACAGGAGTAAACTGTTAAactgtacacattttcagtggtcaaatatcaaaTGTTGGTCACTTTGCATTCAGAGATGATACTTTTATCTTTTTAAGAGCAATATCTGAAGAGCAAATATTGTTGAGAATAGATTGTTGTATCTTCTCTCTATCAAAATAATTGCATAGAATTGCATAGAACATATCTGTCGGAGTGtcatatgtattatttttctaaagTTGTGTGCATGCAACTCAAGAAGTAGTAAAGTTATCTTAGattaaacttttctttttcaaTCTTTATTTTCAAGGCCCTGTATAGTCCAGTCGCAGAGATATGGGGATCCCAAAGTGGCTTCATGTCCAGATTTTTGAATATTACACATTTTCAGTCGtcgaaaaataaaaattggtcaCTTTGCGTACAGCTGATACTTATTGTATTAAAGGAGATATTAGAAATATATCTTGTTTCATTCTATCAAGACAAATTGCATAGAACATGCATGTCTGAGTGccaaaaatgtcctttttttctttagtctGCATGCCTGttactcaagaagtattaaagatatcttaatatgattttagattctgGTAAAATCTCAACAACCTATGGATAAAACCAAGTACTtgctctgcatttttttttctcaataatccAATTTACTTGGAAATACTTCACAATACGGAAGGAATTATCTGtcactacttctgtttcattgagacttttattttctattaattttctatGCGCTTTGCAGATTTTCCAACCCTGTTAAAATGTGGGAAATTGTAGCAATAAACGCCCAAATTTTCAATACTCTGTTTATTCAGATGTACGTCACTTTTTGGAAGGAATGCTATGTCACtacttttattttctattcattttctgtGTGGTTAGCGATTTTTGCAACCCTGTTACCAAAATGTGGTAAACTATAGCAATAAGCATTACCtacattaaatagaaaatatgcaTGCAATTACAAAAAAAGCAATGGCAGAATGAGTAATAGGGTTGCAAATTTAGCCTAAATTAAGCTGTCACACATGGGGGCTACTTTATTTGGgacaaaatgttgatttttgacTGATTGAAACCCATTTctcataaattaaagaaaaatatttgcttgataatattttcttatatagaaaatataactTGGGTGAGACGTGTGAAGATTTGTGTGAAAATTGAGAAATACAATTGTATTGTTTACTTATCTTTCCCAGTATCTTGCAGTAAAAGTCTTGCAATGCAGTCTTGT encodes:
- the LOC109069661 gene encoding leukemia inhibitory factor receptor-like — protein: MRMRVAVLVLVVYVSLTEGAGCVSTSRPHCYKNSTRPEEDFTCEWDKRNPEKSQTHTLHIWDSENKKILTHKNCGKQAQTNILLEELGITKRKTDIWIQTQVGNLTCNSSKISVILECKVKYSKPQILRMERLAGILNITLDKPKDNKGAKYEIRWRERGSEWQNATFETKDRTKDLYTLHLQYTEIYQIQMRRQAKPHLHLCKDSLHALWSDWSPVVDVPLEISRTPVIRWVENNKANGNRDITLSWDAPPYNESVGGVKYNLTISVWPCKINQKKMDHFTVNQTYNTSITYSEARISIFATNTVGSSPRKHITIPAVKHLSYCDSHMSSNVNTKAMKTCLEWYKLEDGETRPEKVNKSYNTALKDIKVENFVRHYYFLHTVKKKHYQTAVMCPFYSEQRAPINGPANVNISDLTHESAVVSWIAIPVVEQRGFLQHYVIWISGHGNTKVHKVPAHNTSFLIKDLHPATSYTVSIAGRTEAGDGPNSTVNFETHSKEMGLSWQDCTILIICVVALLCTIICSVAVRRLKLLPEVPSPVLDTIEFRCPEEQDLSPMMEEVHEFILLLRQDLSKPREDVTPEQGTLLQDFGLVVFEEEGEEDEEGGVTDLSSMKSCCYPNPSYRGQTLQLPEPFHTTDSTSKDNDTESTYKNGLFFETKVLEFDKTSL